The following coding sequences are from one Gossypium raimondii isolate GPD5lz chromosome 4, ASM2569854v1, whole genome shotgun sequence window:
- the LOC105780621 gene encoding probable inactive purple acid phosphatase 28, with translation MESQTVKWKHYFLYLAFIYAILYFLHTNLLLNNRPIRIKKWPHLPLRFRHDGTFKILQVADMHFGSGLLSRCRDVLPSHFHYCSDLNTTRFLKTMIQLEKPDFVAFTGDNIFGPSTTDAAESLLSAFGPVMESGIPWAAVLGNHDQESSMTREELMSFISLMDYSLSQTNPPSKDINNVKRGMFLDIDGFGNYNLSVYGAPGSHLANSSVLNLFFLDSGDRETVQGVRTYGWIKESQLNWLRSASRELQVQNEEVKYVIKTQPVDASAALAFFHIPIPEVRQLYYQKFVGRFGEGVACSSVNSGVLKTLVSIKDVKAVFIGHDHTNDFCGNLEGIWFCYGGGFGYHGYGRIGLARRARVILAELRKGDKEWMGVERIKTWKRLDDENLSKIDEQVLWELSPSR, from the exons atggaATCTCAAACTGTGAAATGGAAACACTATTTTCTCTATCTCGCCTTCATCTATGCCATCCTCTACTTTCTCCACACCAATTTACTGCTCAACAACCGACCTATTCGCATCAAGAAGTGGCCTCATCTTCCTCTCAGGTTCCGCCACGATGGTACTTTCAAGATCCTCCAGGTCGCCGATATGCATTTCGGCTCTGGTCTTCTCTCCCGCTGCCGAGACGTGCTGCCGTCCCACTTCCATTACTGTTCCGATCTCAACACAACTCGATTTCTTAAAACCATGATTCAGCTTGAAAAACCTGACTTTGTTGCCTTTACGG GGGACAACATATTTGGTCCAAGCACAACTGATGCTGCTGAATCTCTACTAAGTGCCTTTGGTCCAGTAATGGAATCAGGAATCCCATGGGCAGCTGTATTAGGAAACCATGACCAAGAATCTTCGATGACTCGTGAAGAACTGATGTCTTTCATCTCACTAATGGATTACTCACTGTCACAAACTAATCCACCTTCTAAAGATATCAATAATGTCAAAAGAGGCATGTTCTTAGATATTGATGGCTTTGGAAATTATAATCTCAGTGTTTATGGTGCTCCAGGTTCCCATTTGGCAAACAGTAGTGTCCTCAACCTTTTCTTTCTTGATAGTGGAGACAGGGAGACGGTTCAAGGAGTTCGAACTTATGGATGGATTAAGGAATCTCAACTTAATTGGCTTCGCAGTGCTTCACGGGAACTTCAG GTTCAAAATGAAGAGGTCAAATATGTAATAAAAACTCAGCCTGTGGATGCGTCAGCAGCGCTGGCATTTTTCCACATTCCAATTCCAGAGGTTCGGCAATTATACTACCAAAAGTTTGTTGGTCGGTTTGGGGAGGGTGTGGCTTGTTCATCGGTGAACTCAGGGGTCTTAAAGACATTGGTCTCCATCAAAGATGTAAAAGCTGTTTTCATAGGCCACGATCATACTAATGACTTTTGCGGGAATTTAGAGGGAATATGGTTTTGTTATGGTGGAGGCTTTGGGTACCATGGCTATGGAAGAATTGGCTTGGCAAGGAGAGCTAGAGTCATATTGGCTGAACTTAGGAAGGGTGATAAGGAATGGATGGGAGTGGAGAGGATCAAGACATGGAAGCGTCTTGATGACGAGAATCTGAGCAAGATTGATGAGCAAGTCCTGTGGGAGTTGTCGCCATCTAGATGA